The genome window AATAGCGTCTCTCTGTGGAATAGCTCTTATTAATGAAAGCGTGGTGGGGAAGGTTTCATGTAGTGCAACTGTTCTGTAACTACAGTTCAGTGAATCAAATGAATTCAGACTGCCTTACCAGTAATTACCCCACTCGATCATGGTTCCTggctggaagaaagaaaacacactgTTTCCAAACTGCAGATTGATATCAcacctccttcttcttcttcttcttctttccagAGTAAAGACATTAACACAAATAAATGGTAGAGACGTAACACAGGTATTTTGTCATTGTGAAGATAAGCTGAAATAACAATTACACCCAAAGGCTTCTATCATTCTCTGGGGCTTAAGACAACAAACGGCCTGCTGTTTCTAAAAATCCGTGGTGAGGGATAATAGCTTGCATTCATCACGTCACAGGGAGCTTGGTCAGATCAGGATGAACGACTTAATGTGCAGCGCATGATGTGTTTCCAGCATTATGTAGGTCTAATGCTGCTGTCAATTTAACCGTTGAGATTACCAATGTAACCTGAGTGTCCATAAGTAGATATAAGTTGTTTATGTTGTTAATGGTGACTGTTTGAGCACCAATCTCATCTTGAATGCTCAAGACACAGGGTCATTGTGGCCGAGGTAATTTAGAGGTCACCCGAGCAAAGCATGGCATATCATCAGTTTAAACGGGAAAACATGACAGAGGACAAGAGAAAGAGCAATGCTGTCTCTTTCTCCTGAAGCCTAAGCCGCTGCAGAGGAACTAGCAAAATAATACTTTATATGCACTGGGGTAGCTCCTAGTGGCGATGACTTGTGATGATGCAAAAGGTGAATGATCAGTCAACTTTCCTTGTACAAAAATGTACAAGACATACTGGTTATTAGCTCAGTCATTTATatcataatggaaaaaaatgttGGTTCTCGGCTGGGAACCTGTTAGAGTAACCGacacaaaggttttttttgttgctgaaaAGCACTCTTGCAGTGTTTAACAAatactattgttttattttctgtctacTCTGTACACATAACAGCCGCTGTATTACATGTGTGTCACTCATCTGTTCCTCTGCCTGATGGTGTTGTATGCTGTATAGATTGTAAAGTCATTTTAGGCAACTGTTATGTGACTTTGGGCCACATACATAAGATGAACTGGACTCGACTTGAAAAGAAAGAGCGCAATATAAGCTGTTTAGTTTCCTTATAAGTTTGCTTATAAAGTTTGATAAATGTTTGGATTGTTGGTGCACTTTCAAACTCACTCCCATCACACACATCTATAGCATAGCTAATGATGAGATAATCTCTCTGGTTTGTTACCCACCCTGAGCTGGTAGGACCTGAGCTCGTAGATGTTGGGGCCCTCTCGGGGAACAGGCTCGTTCCAGAAGCTGAACTCCAGCAGAAGCTGGTTTCTGCGAGACATCAGCATCTTACCCCGCTCCTTCCTGTACGCTGTGAACTCCTGCCAATGGACGGACACCAATCAATAAGCTTTACTTTGACTGATGGCTATACTCTGGTATTAGCACACTTCTAAAGCACTAAACAGGGGAGACACAAACAACATGCACCTGAAGGAGTCTTTACCTGGTTCTGCTTGAGCTTGTTCATCACCTCTGTTAGAGCCGGGTATCCACCTCTGTAACGCCACAGATGAACTGGGAAGTAGAAAACAAATATATCATAGATGCaaaattacacaaaatacagaaatgtcAACTAAAGAAGAGGACATACTTTTAATGATCCCTAAgaggaaatacatttttacactctgttgttgtaCACATTACGTACAGGCCCAAaatgcacacgcgcacacacacacacacacacacacacacacacacacgacctatatatgcactaatggagagatgtcagagtgagggggctgccccaTGAACAGGCGCcttgagcagttgggggtttggtgcttgctcaagggcacctcagcacTGCCCAGgtggtgaactggcacctctccagctaccagtccacagtCCGTACTTGGTCCATAGGGATTtggttcccaagccaagtccccacggactgagctactgctgcCGCTAActgatataaataatataaaaaaacattcctCCAGCCCTAAAACGTATAACCTTTGACATAATTCTTCTCACTTTGTGAGAGGGTTGAATAAATACAGAGCAGAAGTTTCCTGAACTGTTCACATCTTTGCAAAAATGACGTATTTTTCCGTTAGCTTTTAACAAGTTAAACTGCATCCTGATAACTGAAGATCATTAGCTGGTAAGACAACaaagaattataaaaaaaaaagaaagaagtgtTTTAGTCTGTACAGGTCATATTAGGTAAGGACACTGAATTATTTGTCATGGATATGTGACTTAATGGTTTATTCTGTTTGTTTAAGTATTATTGAGCCAATAATTCAGCAACAACTAAAGCAACATAATGTAGTTGTGGAATGAGAAGTATAAGAAATCATGACCCTGGAAAAGAGGAATGCCCATATGAGGTAGTACTATAGCTTCtctaggtttaaaaaaaataaaaaaaaaccttgacaggattagggttgggcatcgttagaattttaacaattctgattccgattccggttcttatcgattctcgatttcgattctttgagaggtggagttgaaacgggtcacatgcttatttcacaaataagaggaaagttttattttgattcaatggtgggttgcagttttactgGGCTTCTCAGCGTAAAacaaagccacactagagctccgcttactgtgctccaaggctgcaacacaacaagcgcctggccgctacggaaacccaaacttgcgcatgttaaatttggaacccatgatcagatttgaaaccaaatcctccaaacgattccaataaagaaacgattccgaTGGAATCCTAATTTTTGAAActattccaagtaggaatcggttctcgatgcccaaccctagacaGGATATGTACATAGTACATGCATGCGTATAGATATAGCCTACTAGTACATGCCTGCTGATTTGCAAACTGTGCAGAGCAACTATCACACTGTCGATGTCTGTGTGTTGAAATTAGTAATCCTACCAGCCTGGTCTTGTTCTCCATACCAGGTATTCCAAGTGCCCACCAGCTCACATGGATAGTACTTATCCGCATGGATGGAGGGCAAAACATCCTCACTGTGATGAATGAGAAACACCAACCAAACACTGAAATACACTATAACCACAGGTGCACTTGACTTAAATCTGGATTCAAATTCAAATCCACTTTCAAACAACAACATTTGAATAACAATCAAGTTTTTCTGGTCACATGTATTCTGTCTAATGTTGCAAGTCCAAAATTAGTCCCCAACTACAAATAGACAGCTTCCAGTCATCTAAGGTATGAGCAAGGTTGGTCTGTGAAGGACTGAAGTCATGCCAGTGTGTCAATCACCTCACAAAaatagacttaaaaaaaaaaaagcttttttatttttactcaaCAGCGAACTAAGTTGTCCTGGTCttatactactactgctgtCACTATTTTTGCTTAAGTATGAGCTAAGCATGCATATAGCATGCAGCATAGACAGTGATATGAAGTAACACTCACCAGAGTTTGTTGTACGCATCCAGGCACTCCGGTTTGACATTATGGACTGGAAAAGAGAGTCATACTTAAGAACAATCTCATCATGACTTCAGGATAAATGGTTTATTTTTAAGTACAAATACTGTGACGTGAACTTACACTGAATTTTGTACAGGTTACTTTCCTCATTTTTGGTCAGTAGGTTGGCATGTGTATCTTTCCTGGGATCAACTTTCCTCACAAACAGTGACTTAAACCAGCTGTCTTGTCCGTTTCTGCTGCTTGATGTTGCAAATCCCCTGCAAACACAGACGAGTCATGATGAACAACAATTGGATGGATAAGAAACTATGACCACTATGATATATCTACAACAAGATTGGCTTCCCAATCTCCTATTTTGATATCTTACTAGATGTTAGATTTAAACACTCACATAAACACATCATCTTTATATGAGACATGCTTCATTGatagaaatataaaaaacacttaatttcaGGTTAATAGCTGAGCTGTTGTAAAGAAAGATTTTACATGAATACTTCAGTCAAGATACAGACTGGGCTTGGAATGTCAGTACCTCTGATCCATATAGTATACACATTGTGATACAGCAGGTCACAGTATCTAACAGTCAGTGGTGGACAGTAACTACacaagtacatgtactcaagtactacaattcagaggcaaatattgtactttttactcggCTAAATCTATTTGATacctttagttactagttagtttgcagattcagaataaTACTACAACATATAACGTTAATCAACAAATATGAGATCCCCGGGGGGGAACTACCAAACTGACCTTGAGCGTTTGAGATGCTCACTAACAAAAGATGACAGAAACTGGTATTCTTTCACCTTTACCAGCAAATACACGCAGCTTTAATCATAAATATCCCGGAATAAACTATTTCAAGGTGTAGTTAGCTTTCATGTGAGTTAAAGCTGAAGGCCACTGAGGCTAACGTTACTGGGGCTAGCTTGCCCAAGCTTATCGTCGCCACCACAGAAACCTACTAAAGAAATGGCACAACAGCTGACTGCAAACACTACAGAGATGATTACTGAACATGTACACTGAAGGCTGCCCAAACCTGCTCCACACGACGAGCTGTCCGGCCGACTGGGCCCTGCTTTTAGCCCGACCCAGGCCACCGCTGACTCTGTGAAGGACTCCAGTCGCCATCTTCAACTGTTCTCATGCACACAGAGCAGTTACCATATGTGACCACCAGGTGGCGGTGCAGCACCGCAGCACTGGACCAAAGACAGGAGTGTTGTAGACGCTGGTAGAGGAAGTATTCTGTTAACAACCTTTAACTGTCTCTGATAACAACAAGttggttctcttaatacatccatggttactATATACGTATGTCAAAATATCTAAGTTTAATCAGGAAAATGAACTTAAAATAGCCTATTAGaagtaaaattacaaaatgtcCCCTGTGACTGTTATAGCTTATTAGGCTATTACTTATGCACTAATGTAAAAACAGGATTTTACTGTTATAATTGGTTGAGGGAGAGCAAATTGGTAttactgcaactaatgattctTTTCATTATGGATCCATCTGCTAATTATTTTTCCATTAATCGATTCTTTGGTTTGTAAAAATTCAGAAAATAGTGAGAAATGCGTCACCATTACCCAGAGTCCAAAGTGACACCTTCACAATcgttgttttgtccaaccaatagTACAACATTctacattaattaattacaattaattaaaaagcaaaagcagcaaatcctctgGAACCATGGAATGTTTTACATGGAAAATAAACGGAAACCATTATCAAACTAGTTGCCAATTAATTTCCTGTAATATAAACTAATCTTTTCAGCTGTACTTACCTTATATATACTGTTGGGTCGTTTCATTTGTAACAAAATTTGTAGAGTAAAAAAAGTATTCAGCAGTGCAGTATTGTTATATTGGATATTAaggatgggcgataccacacttttaggattcgatacgataccgatactttttcttgtattttcatcgataccgataccgttaatttcttattgtcaatttttgtcagtaaaaatattattacatttaagacaaatcacaagacaaatacagaccatttatacaaaatgtattatggtcaatacataattaaattaaaattaaaataaataacataaatatgaatgaaataaattaaatatgaacaaaaacatacacattttcaggcccttggctgtgtcgctgtcggctgtgtcgcacgttgacgctcattcgctcgtctcctgtcacgtgacatgggccagctcaatacgccgccaggtacaggggtgtcccggcacatagtcatttaagtaagtaatctaaaacagctgaaagtgatgcatacacccccaattattattttttagtttatatcgatatttttttaaggaaatcaatgccaaatgagtagcgtgagtatatcgatctatcgataccacaggatcgatacgcccatccctaTTGGATATGTGTAAGAGAAAATATGTTATTAATCAAATTACTAAGTAGCCTAAATGGTAAAGTTATAGAAACAAACAAttcacagttttattttcactttttccaCATTATTTACACTTTTATTCACAGCAGATATTTGAACGTGTCATAGTATAAAtaacaggtgttactaataacgtttagtgtgtttacatgcac of Sander lucioperca isolate FBNREF2018 chromosome 5, SLUC_FBN_1.2, whole genome shotgun sequence contains these proteins:
- the LOC116047994 gene encoding protein NipSnap homolog 2 isoform X1; protein product: MATGVLHRVSGGLGRAKSRAQSAGQLVVWSSRGFATSSSRNGQDSWFKSLFVRKVDPRKDTHANLLTKNEESNLYKIQFHNVKPECLDAYNKLCEDVLPSIHADKYYPCELVGTWNTWYGEQDQAVHLWRYRGGYPALTEVMNKLKQNQEFTAYRKERGKMLMSRRNQLLLEFSFWNEPVPREGPNIYELRSYQLRPGTMIEWGNYWARAIRYRQHNREAVGGFFSQIGNLYMVHHLWAYKDLQSREDTRNGAWQQEGWDEVVYYTVPLIQHMDSRIMIPTKASPLK
- the LOC116047994 gene encoding protein NipSnap homolog 2 isoform X2 — translated: MATGVLHRVSGGLGRAKSRAQSAGQLVVWSRGFATSSSRNGQDSWFKSLFVRKVDPRKDTHANLLTKNEESNLYKIQFHNVKPECLDAYNKLCEDVLPSIHADKYYPCELVGTWNTWYGEQDQAVHLWRYRGGYPALTEVMNKLKQNQEFTAYRKERGKMLMSRRNQLLLEFSFWNEPVPREGPNIYELRSYQLRPGTMIEWGNYWARAIRYRQHNREAVGGFFSQIGNLYMVHHLWAYKDLQSREDTRNGAWQQEGWDEVVYYTVPLIQHMDSRIMIPTKASPLK